The Sporomusa termitida genome has a window encoding:
- a CDS encoding DRTGG domain-containing protein has translation MKLAQIQKVLEAEVLCGVELLDQEAKCACGSDLMSDVLAFTKERAILLTGLTHIQVIRTAEMSDLAGIIFVRGKRPGPEVIIMAREMGIPLLLTQRQMYEACGILYKDGLIGSSLKEETL, from the coding sequence TTGAAACTGGCCCAAATACAAAAGGTCCTGGAGGCTGAGGTGCTCTGTGGAGTAGAGTTGCTTGACCAGGAAGCGAAATGTGCTTGCGGATCAGACCTGATGAGTGATGTCTTGGCCTTTACTAAAGAGCGGGCTATCTTATTGACAGGGCTGACCCACATTCAGGTTATCCGTACTGCGGAAATGAGTGATTTGGCAGGCATAATATTTGTCCGTGGCAAACGTCCGGGGCCGGAGGTCATTATAATGGCCCGGGAAATGGGAATACCGCTGTTGCTGACTCAGCGGCAGATGTACGAAGCTTGTGGCATTTTGTACAAGGATGGGCTGATAGGATCGTCATTAAAGGAGGAAACTCTGTGA
- the mobA gene encoding molybdenum cofactor guanylyltransferase → MGTSKSFVKLGSQPLIEIVIQKVTDFFHKQPVLITNQFADYRYLGCDMVGDIIQGKGPLGGIQAGLIKSVTPYIFVFACDMPFIDKTLVHYMLNRLGREDILIPRYGTRMEPLHAIYSKRCLPAITAHLDNDRRSVQSFFDEVNVVYIDQAEMNRLQVPEYCFLNINTREELDNAKAYLDNLRS, encoded by the coding sequence ATGGGTACGAGTAAATCTTTTGTAAAACTAGGTTCTCAGCCATTAATAGAGATTGTAATACAGAAAGTTACCGATTTTTTTCATAAGCAGCCGGTTCTTATTACTAATCAATTTGCTGATTACCGTTATTTAGGCTGTGATATGGTTGGAGATATTATACAAGGCAAGGGGCCGCTGGGGGGGATACAGGCCGGTTTAATCAAATCTGTCACTCCCTATATCTTTGTCTTTGCCTGTGATATGCCGTTTATTGATAAAACACTTGTGCATTATATGCTCAACCGGCTGGGCAGGGAGGATATTCTTATTCCCCGGTATGGGACAAGGATGGAACCTTTGCATGCCATTTACTCAAAACGGTGCTTGCCGGCAATTACGGCTCATTTAGATAACGACAGGCGTAGTGTGCAATCTTTTTTTGATGAGGTAAATGTTGTTTATATCGATCAGGCAGAAATGAACAGGCTGCAGGTACCGGAATATTGCTTTCTGAATATTAATACTAGGGAAGAGCTAGATAATGCCAAGGCTTATCTCGATAATTTGCGCTCGTAA
- the fdhF gene encoding formate dehydrogenase subunit alpha has product MIRLTIDGQIIETPEGSTVLEAARNAGVRIPTLCHLADLTPEGACRVCVVEVEGARGLVTACTYPASAGLVVRTNSAAIREARKSVIELMLANHPQDCLSCQRNLDCELQTLANNLGIREIRFTGERREYAVDDSNPFIIRDNNKCILCGRCVRVCQQVQCCDVLEWTNRGFDTKIAPAFDVPMPESSCVFCGTCVSACPVGALTEKPMRHAGLPDKKVKTTCPFCGVGCNFDLNVKDDKVIGVTSNLTSAVNGRLTCVKGRFGIDYVHSPERLTTPLIKKDGDFVAATWDEALDLITARFAAIKNAHGGDALAALSSARCVNEENYLMQKFMRAVIGTNNIDHCARTUHAPTVAGLATSFGSGAMTNSINEIPQSKVLFVIGSNPTEAHPVIGAKMRQALRNGAQLIVVDPRKTELAGKAHVWLRLKPGTDIALINGLMHIILKSGWHDQKFIESCTVDFEKVVETVEKYTPEYVETITGVPQHLLKAAARIYGTAERAQIFYTLGITEHVCGTDNVMSLANLTMMTGNIGKLNSGVNPMRGQNNVQGACDQGALPNVYSGYQKVTDPASREKFEKAWGVKLPEQAGMMIPDMFDAAISGKLKAMYVMGEDPVLTDSDAHHVIKGLKHLEFLVVQNLFMTETAKLADVVLPGASFAEKDGTFTNTERRIQRVRQAINPIGNSRPDWQIIRDLSNKMGYSMTYNHPSEIMDEMASLSPIYAGVSYERIDEQGLQWPVPHKEHPGTQYLHAGGKFACGLGVFKPIEHQPPGESPDADYPFLLSTGRILYHYNITTPGYSKTLTDYRSEERVMIHPDDANRLDIQDMETIRISSRRGQVQAKSWVTDRVPPGVIWMSFHFAACPTNEITSSAVDKVTKTYEYKVCAIKVEKIIAPD; this is encoded by the coding sequence ATGATCAGATTGACAATTGACGGGCAAATCATTGAAACCCCTGAAGGCTCTACCGTGCTGGAAGCGGCCCGCAACGCCGGCGTCCGGATCCCAACCTTGTGCCACCTTGCCGACTTAACCCCGGAAGGAGCCTGCCGGGTCTGTGTTGTCGAAGTGGAAGGCGCACGCGGGCTGGTCACGGCGTGTACCTATCCGGCATCGGCGGGACTGGTTGTACGGACCAACTCAGCCGCTATCCGTGAAGCCCGCAAAAGTGTAATTGAACTGATGCTGGCCAACCACCCCCAGGACTGCCTTTCCTGTCAGCGCAACCTGGATTGCGAGCTGCAAACGCTGGCAAACAATCTGGGAATCCGGGAAATCCGTTTTACCGGCGAACGCCGCGAATATGCCGTTGATGACAGTAATCCCTTTATTATCAGAGATAATAATAAATGCATCCTCTGCGGCCGGTGCGTCCGGGTTTGCCAGCAGGTACAGTGCTGCGATGTCCTCGAATGGACGAACCGGGGCTTTGATACAAAAATAGCACCCGCTTTTGATGTGCCCATGCCTGAATCGAGCTGCGTTTTTTGCGGCACCTGCGTTTCTGCCTGCCCGGTAGGCGCCCTGACGGAAAAACCCATGAGGCATGCCGGCTTGCCGGATAAAAAAGTTAAAACAACCTGTCCCTTCTGCGGTGTTGGCTGCAATTTCGATCTGAATGTCAAGGACGATAAGGTTATTGGGGTAACCTCAAATCTGACCAGTGCGGTTAATGGCCGGCTCACTTGTGTAAAAGGCCGGTTTGGTATTGACTATGTCCACAGCCCGGAGCGTCTGACAACACCGTTAATCAAAAAAGACGGTGACTTTGTGGCGGCTACCTGGGATGAAGCACTGGACTTAATTACCGCCAGATTTGCCGCTATAAAAAATGCCCATGGCGGCGACGCTCTGGCGGCCCTCAGTTCGGCCCGTTGTGTTAACGAAGAAAACTATCTGATGCAAAAATTTATGCGCGCAGTGATTGGCACCAACAATATTGATCACTGCGCCCGTACCTGACACGCCCCTACTGTGGCCGGTCTGGCCACCTCATTTGGATCAGGGGCAATGACAAACTCAATCAACGAAATACCCCAGAGTAAGGTTTTATTTGTTATCGGCTCCAACCCAACCGAAGCCCATCCTGTAATTGGGGCAAAAATGCGTCAGGCACTCCGTAATGGCGCCCAATTGATTGTCGTTGATCCACGGAAAACCGAACTTGCCGGCAAAGCGCATGTATGGCTGCGGCTGAAACCAGGTACCGATATTGCGCTTATCAACGGCTTGATGCATATTATTTTAAAATCCGGCTGGCATGACCAGAAGTTTATTGAATCCTGCACAGTTGACTTTGAAAAAGTAGTCGAAACAGTGGAAAAATATACGCCGGAATATGTTGAAACAATTACAGGTGTACCTCAGCATTTGTTGAAAGCAGCAGCCAGAATCTATGGCACGGCTGAACGCGCCCAAATATTTTATACCTTAGGAATTACTGAACATGTTTGCGGTACCGACAATGTCATGAGCCTGGCTAATTTAACGATGATGACAGGTAATATTGGCAAGCTTAATTCTGGCGTAAACCCGATGCGCGGCCAGAATAACGTCCAGGGAGCCTGTGATCAAGGGGCTCTGCCAAACGTCTACTCCGGCTACCAGAAAGTAACCGATCCGGCTTCCCGGGAAAAATTTGAAAAAGCCTGGGGCGTCAAGCTGCCTGAACAGGCGGGTATGATGATTCCGGATATGTTTGATGCTGCTATTAGCGGTAAACTAAAAGCCATGTACGTCATGGGCGAAGATCCGGTATTGACCGATTCTGATGCTCATCATGTAATTAAAGGGCTGAAACATCTCGAATTTCTAGTAGTCCAAAATCTATTTATGACAGAAACAGCAAAGTTGGCTGATGTCGTGCTTCCAGGTGCTTCATTTGCCGAAAAAGACGGTACATTCACTAATACCGAACGCCGTATCCAGCGTGTCCGGCAAGCCATTAATCCAATCGGCAATAGCCGCCCTGACTGGCAAATTATTCGAGACTTATCGAATAAAATGGGCTATTCCATGACTTACAACCATCCGAGTGAAATTATGGATGAAATGGCCTCACTAAGTCCGATATATGCCGGCGTTTCTTATGAACGTATCGATGAGCAGGGTTTACAATGGCCTGTTCCTCATAAAGAACATCCGGGTACACAATACCTTCATGCTGGCGGTAAATTCGCCTGCGGTCTCGGCGTGTTTAAGCCGATAGAGCATCAACCGCCGGGAGAATCACCTGACGCTGATTATCCCTTCTTGCTGAGCACCGGGCGTATCCTCTACCATTATAATATTACTACACCTGGCTATTCCAAAACGCTCACTGATTATCGCTCTGAAGAACGGGTTATGATTCATCCTGACGATGCGAACCGGTTAGATATCCAGGATATGGAAACAATTAGAATCTCATCCCGCCGGGGCCAGGTACAAGCTAAGTCCTGGGTAACAGACCGCGTCCCACCTGGCGTAATCTGGATGTCCTTCCACTTTGCAGCCTGTCCAACTAACGAAATAACCAGCAGCGCAGTTGATAAAGTAACGAAAACATATGAATATAAAGTGTGTGCTATAAAAGTTGAAAAAATTATAGCACCTGATTAA
- a CDS encoding [FeFe] hydrogenase, group A → MQYTVEIDQELCTGCHRCIDVCPVGAIGGPAGMAADINYDKCCFCGQCVQICSAYQEYKSETSAPRETKMKDRGLLASVREPLFAAHNMGHAQKVWEAINNPNVVTMVQCAPAVRVGLAEDFGVASGELVAGKMITALRKLGFDRVYDTNFTADLTIMEEGSELIKRIQENGVLPMFTSCCPAWVKYVEQEHFELHENLSTCKSPQQMAGALFKTYGAQVDKLEPKKIVSVSVMPCTAKKFEASRPEMNASGSQDVDLVLTTRELANLIKHAGIDFKSLKPSQPDSVLGTYTGAGHIFGVTGGVMEAALRTGYELITGNPLDDINILDVRHSQGVKRATLQVGDLAVKTVVVAGLENAAPIIDEIKNGTADFHFVEVMACPQGCISGGGQPKVLLETERKQVYASRMASMYKHDEELPLRKSHDNPEITKVYKDFLGKPLGHKSHELLHTHYCRRG, encoded by the coding sequence ATGCAATATACAGTTGAGATTGATCAGGAATTATGTACCGGCTGTCATCGCTGTATTGATGTTTGCCCTGTTGGCGCTATTGGAGGACCGGCAGGAATGGCGGCAGATATCAATTATGATAAATGCTGTTTCTGTGGTCAATGTGTTCAGATTTGCAGTGCTTATCAAGAATATAAATCAGAAACTTCGGCACCGCGTGAAACCAAGATGAAGGATCGAGGCCTATTGGCTAGTGTCAGGGAACCGCTATTTGCGGCCCACAACATGGGACACGCGCAGAAGGTATGGGAAGCTATCAATAACCCTAATGTTGTAACAATGGTCCAATGTGCACCCGCTGTCAGGGTTGGCTTGGCCGAAGATTTTGGTGTAGCGTCCGGTGAACTGGTTGCCGGGAAAATGATTACTGCTTTAAGAAAATTAGGCTTCGATCGAGTATATGATACCAATTTTACAGCTGATCTGACAATTATGGAAGAAGGCAGTGAGTTAATTAAACGGATCCAGGAAAATGGTGTATTGCCCATGTTTACTTCCTGCTGTCCGGCCTGGGTTAAATATGTAGAACAAGAACATTTTGAACTTCATGAAAACCTGTCTACCTGCAAGTCTCCGCAGCAAATGGCCGGCGCTTTGTTTAAGACTTATGGCGCCCAGGTTGACAAACTGGAGCCTAAGAAAATAGTCAGTGTATCAGTTATGCCCTGTACTGCCAAAAAATTTGAGGCTTCCCGGCCGGAAATGAATGCAAGCGGCAGTCAGGATGTTGATCTTGTTCTGACAACCAGAGAATTGGCAAATTTAATTAAACATGCCGGTATTGATTTTAAAAGCCTTAAGCCGAGCCAGCCTGACTCTGTACTGGGGACTTATACAGGGGCCGGTCATATATTTGGGGTTACCGGCGGGGTTATGGAAGCCGCCCTGCGTACAGGGTATGAATTGATTACCGGCAACCCTCTTGATGATATCAATATCCTGGATGTACGGCATAGCCAGGGCGTAAAACGTGCTACGCTCCAGGTGGGCGATTTGGCTGTTAAAACCGTTGTAGTGGCCGGACTGGAAAATGCAGCGCCAATCATCGATGAGATTAAAAATGGTACTGCTGATTTCCATTTTGTCGAAGTTATGGCTTGTCCTCAAGGCTGTATCAGTGGCGGCGGCCAGCCCAAGGTTCTGTTAGAAACTGAACGCAAGCAGGTTTACGCCAGCCGTATGGCCTCCATGTACAAACATGATGAGGAGCTACCGCTGAGAAAATCGCATGACAACCCTGAAATAACCAAGGTCTATAAAGATTTTCTGGGCAAGCCACTGGGGCATAAATCCCATGAATTATTGCACACCCATTATTGCCGGAGGGGATAA
- a CDS encoding valine--tRNA ligase, giving the protein MEEKQIHTIATVYDPQAVEAKWYKFWEDNRLFHAEVNRGQAPYSIVIPPPNVTGQLHMGHALDNTLQDILIRFKRLQGYNTLWMPGTDHAGIATQIKVEEVLAEEGQTRYDLGRDVFIKRVWEWKARYGSRIINQLKRLGASCDWERERFTMDEGCSAAVREVFVTLYEQGLIYQGNRITNWCPRCHTALSDIEVEHEEKPGHLYHVRYPVAGADGEYVTVATTRPETILGDSGVAVHPEDVRYRHLAGKYLILPMLGRRLPIVADDYVDPAFGTGAVKITPAHDPNDFDMGLRHKLPEIVVINPDGTMAADTGKYAGMDRYECRKALLNDLKDQGYLVKIDEHNHAVGHCQRCSTVIEPLVSKQWFVKMEPLAKPAVAAVTEGRTQFVPDRFTKIYSNWLDNIRDWCISRQIWWGHRIPAWYCACGEVTVSRSDIHACPQCGGAVEQDPDVLDTWFSSALWPFSTMGWPEETAELKQFYPTSVLVTGYDIIFFWVARMMMMGLKFQQEIPFRHVFIHGLVRDSQGRKMSKSLGNGIDPLEVIEKYGADTLRFMLITGNTPGNDMRFYWERVESSRNFANKIWNASRFVLMNLEGFDPDFSPDPKAFTTADRWILSRYNTTVAEVTGNLERFELGEAARTVYEFIWDEFCDWYIELAKGRLYNKADAASRQVAQYVLQYVLGNTLKLLHPFMPFITEDIWQSLPQQGISIMTAGWPQAQPELASAPDEQLMSVIMETIKAVRNMRAEVNVHPGKKSEVILKIAAGDLKGQIEANLGYIKTLAAAEPVSLLADNGTTPENAMTAVISGVEIYLPLKGLIDIGKETARLNKELDNLDKEVARIAGKLNNPGFTAKAPAAVIEKEKAKQAEYLEKQTAVRERLEYITRL; this is encoded by the coding sequence ATGGAAGAGAAACAGATACATACGATTGCTACTGTGTATGATCCCCAGGCCGTGGAAGCCAAGTGGTATAAATTCTGGGAAGACAACCGGTTATTTCATGCTGAGGTTAATAGGGGCCAGGCTCCGTACAGTATTGTTATTCCGCCCCCTAACGTAACCGGACAGCTGCATATGGGGCATGCGCTTGATAATACGTTGCAGGACATTCTTATCCGTTTCAAACGGTTACAGGGCTATAACACGCTGTGGATGCCGGGCACCGACCATGCCGGTATTGCCACGCAGATTAAAGTGGAAGAGGTTCTGGCCGAAGAAGGCCAAACCCGCTACGATCTTGGGCGGGATGTGTTTATCAAGCGGGTCTGGGAGTGGAAAGCCCGGTATGGCAGCCGCATCATCAATCAGCTTAAGCGTTTAGGGGCCTCCTGTGACTGGGAACGGGAACGTTTTACTATGGATGAAGGCTGCTCAGCCGCTGTGCGCGAAGTATTTGTTACTTTATATGAGCAGGGGCTGATCTACCAGGGCAACCGCATCACGAATTGGTGTCCACGCTGCCATACCGCCCTTAGTGATATTGAGGTTGAGCATGAAGAGAAGCCGGGGCATTTATATCACGTACGTTATCCGGTGGCGGGGGCTGACGGTGAATACGTAACCGTAGCTACCACGCGCCCGGAGACTATTCTGGGTGATAGCGGTGTGGCCGTACATCCAGAGGACGTACGTTATCGTCATCTGGCAGGGAAGTATCTGATCCTGCCAATGCTGGGGCGCCGCCTGCCTATTGTCGCCGACGACTATGTTGATCCGGCGTTTGGTACCGGCGCAGTTAAGATCACCCCGGCCCATGACCCGAACGACTTTGATATGGGCCTCAGGCATAAGCTGCCCGAGATTGTGGTGATAAATCCTGATGGCACCATGGCCGCTGATACCGGCAAATATGCCGGCATGGATCGTTATGAATGCCGTAAAGCCCTGCTCAATGACCTTAAAGACCAGGGGTATCTTGTAAAAATTGATGAACACAACCATGCTGTCGGCCATTGCCAGCGCTGCAGCACAGTGATTGAACCCTTGGTGTCCAAACAGTGGTTTGTTAAGATGGAACCGCTGGCTAAGCCTGCTGTTGCGGCGGTAACCGAAGGCAGAACTCAGTTTGTGCCTGACCGGTTTACTAAGATTTATAGTAACTGGCTGGATAATATCCGCGACTGGTGCATATCCCGGCAAATCTGGTGGGGCCATCGCATTCCGGCCTGGTATTGTGCCTGTGGCGAGGTTACTGTGTCGAGGAGCGATATTCACGCCTGCCCCCAATGCGGTGGTGCTGTTGAACAGGATCCGGATGTGCTTGATACGTGGTTTAGTTCGGCCCTGTGGCCATTTTCCACCATGGGCTGGCCGGAGGAGACCGCGGAACTTAAACAGTTTTATCCGACAAGCGTGCTGGTTACCGGTTATGATATTATTTTTTTCTGGGTAGCCCGCATGATGATGATGGGACTGAAATTTCAGCAGGAGATACCGTTTAGGCATGTGTTTATTCACGGTCTGGTACGGGACAGCCAGGGCCGGAAGATGAGTAAATCGCTGGGCAATGGTATTGACCCGCTGGAGGTTATCGAGAAATATGGTGCAGATACACTGCGGTTTATGCTGATTACCGGCAATACGCCAGGCAATGACATGCGGTTTTATTGGGAGCGGGTGGAGTCCAGCCGCAATTTCGCCAATAAAATCTGGAATGCCTCGCGTTTTGTGCTTATGAATCTGGAAGGCTTTGACCCTGATTTTTCGCCAGATCCGAAAGCATTTACAACTGCAGACCGGTGGATTTTAAGCAGGTATAACACAACGGTTGCTGAAGTAACCGGCAATCTGGAGCGGTTTGAGCTAGGTGAGGCAGCCCGGACGGTTTATGAATTTATCTGGGATGAATTTTGCGACTGGTATATAGAGCTGGCCAAGGGGCGTCTTTATAACAAAGCCGATGCAGCCAGCCGTCAAGTGGCTCAGTATGTCCTTCAATACGTCCTTGGCAATACCCTTAAACTATTGCATCCTTTTATGCCCTTCATTACGGAGGATATTTGGCAGAGTCTGCCCCAGCAGGGAATCAGCATTATGACTGCCGGCTGGCCGCAGGCGCAGCCGGAATTGGCGAGCGCTCCGGATGAGCAGCTGATGAGCGTTATTATGGAGACAATTAAAGCAGTGCGCAATATGCGGGCCGAGGTTAATGTGCATCCGGGCAAGAAGAGTGAGGTAATACTTAAGATTGCCGCTGGGGACCTTAAAGGGCAGATTGAGGCTAACCTTGGTTATATCAAGACGCTGGCGGCTGCTGAACCTGTCAGCCTTCTTGCCGATAACGGGACAACACCGGAAAACGCCATGACGGCAGTCATCAGCGGTGTTGAGATCTATCTGCCGCTTAAAGGCCTTATTGATATCGGGAAGGAAACAGCCCGCCTGAATAAGGAACTGGACAACCTGGATAAAGAAGTAGCCCGGATTGCCGGCAAACTTAATAATCCGGGCTTTACCGCCAAAGCCCCGGCGGCAGTTATTGAAAAGGAAAAAGCCAAGCAGGCCGAGTATCTGGAAAAGCAAACCGCTGTCAGGGAGCGACTGGAATATATAACACGCCTGTAA
- a CDS encoding 4Fe-4S dicluster domain-containing protein, translating to MLNTAFVIGNPDLCIGCRTCEIACVMAHTNKVLGTEAIKDVPFVPRLSVVKTEDISVPVQCRQCEDAPCAEACPEKAIVQRGQIIYVLADKCVGCKNCIMACPIGAVYLTWVEDKPWQKTAYKCDLCIELPDGPQCVKKCPTKALSVVLPDEIEKSIKQKRVNVVRAV from the coding sequence ATGCTGAATACAGCTTTTGTTATCGGTAATCCTGACTTATGCATTGGCTGTCGCACCTGTGAAATTGCCTGCGTTATGGCACATACCAATAAAGTACTAGGCACCGAAGCGATTAAGGATGTGCCGTTCGTACCCCGCTTGTCGGTGGTAAAGACAGAAGATATCAGTGTTCCTGTTCAGTGTCGCCAATGTGAGGATGCCCCTTGTGCTGAAGCCTGTCCGGAAAAGGCAATTGTACAGCGGGGTCAAATAATTTATGTGCTTGCCGACAAATGTGTCGGCTGTAAAAACTGTATTATGGCCTGCCCGATAGGCGCAGTCTATTTAACCTGGGTTGAAGATAAGCCCTGGCAAAAAACTGCTTATAAATGTGATTTGTGCATTGAATTACCTGATGGGCCGCAGTGTGTAAAAAAATGCCCGACAAAAGCACTGTCGGTAGTTTTGCCTGATGAAATTGAAAAGAGTATTAAGCAAAAACGCGTAAACGTTGTAAGAGCTGTATAA
- a CDS encoding bifunctional folylpolyglutamate synthase/dihydrofolate synthase, which yields MTYEQTLAYLENLSKFGINLGMARIERLLELMQQPQRRFKTIHVTGTNGKGSTTAMVSAILTASGIKTGMYTSPHLVDYPERMLINGQEITKEEFAQAIHYTSRFVEQMLAAGFEQPTEFEVITAAAFYYFAAMGVEYAVIEVGLGGLLDSTNVVVPELAVITNVTLEHTDRCGSTIAEIARHKAGIIKDNVPVVTAARGEALALIRQTAAGKNAAVYSKDRDFTGRFKGLANGKQQVCIDAGELGRIETDLNLIGCHQLENSAVAVTVALILGTKDKRITAGTIQQALATVCWPGRFEIIAGEPVIVIDGAHNPDGARVLRQNLDQVFPGREVTFALGILRDKDVTGIIRELIRPVDTVVTVQPLSYRAATPEEIAREIEARHVEAAAAIGSGIERAKYLAGSQGVVCVAGSLYLIGEARQIILKK from the coding sequence ATGACTTATGAACAAACGTTAGCCTACCTCGAAAATTTGAGTAAGTTTGGGATTAATCTGGGCATGGCCCGCATAGAGCGGCTGCTGGAGCTTATGCAGCAGCCGCAGCGCCGCTTTAAAACCATCCATGTTACCGGCACCAACGGCAAAGGATCAACGACCGCCATGGTGTCAGCAATTCTGACTGCCAGCGGGATTAAAACAGGTATGTATACCTCGCCTCATTTGGTGGATTACCCTGAACGCATGCTGATTAACGGGCAGGAGATCACCAAAGAGGAGTTTGCCCAGGCAATTCACTATACCAGCCGGTTTGTGGAGCAAATGCTGGCCGCCGGGTTTGAACAGCCGACCGAGTTTGAAGTCATTACGGCTGCTGCTTTTTACTACTTTGCCGCCATGGGGGTTGAATATGCAGTCATCGAAGTGGGGCTGGGGGGATTGCTGGATTCCACTAATGTTGTTGTTCCTGAGCTTGCGGTGATTACTAATGTTACGCTGGAGCACACTGATCGCTGTGGTTCCACTATTGCCGAGATTGCCCGGCATAAAGCAGGCATCATCAAAGATAATGTCCCGGTAGTCACTGCTGCCCGGGGAGAGGCGCTGGCTTTGATCAGGCAGACGGCAGCCGGGAAGAATGCTGCCGTTTACAGTAAAGACAGGGATTTTACCGGCCGGTTTAAGGGTCTGGCAAACGGTAAACAGCAGGTATGTATTGATGCCGGTGAATTGGGCCGGATTGAAACCGATCTAAACCTTATTGGCTGTCATCAGCTGGAAAACAGTGCCGTTGCGGTTACTGTCGCTCTAATCCTGGGAACAAAGGATAAGCGGATTACAGCCGGGACAATTCAACAGGCGCTGGCCACTGTATGCTGGCCAGGCCGGTTCGAAATAATAGCCGGCGAGCCGGTGATTGTCATCGATGGCGCCCATAATCCCGATGGGGCCAGAGTGCTTCGCCAGAACCTGGATCAAGTGTTTCCCGGCCGGGAAGTAACCTTTGCCCTGGGGATTTTGCGCGATAAGGATGTAACAGGCATTATCCGTGAACTTATTCGGCCTGTCGACACTGTTGTTACAGTGCAGCCCCTGTCGTACCGGGCGGCAACACCGGAGGAAATTGCCCGGGAAATAGAGGCCCGCCATGTAGAGGCAGCAGCGGCTATTGGCAGTGGTATTGAGCGGGCTAAATACTTAGCCGGTTCGCAGGGGGTTGTTTGTGTGGCCGGTTCACTTTATCTAATTGGTGAGGCTCGCCAGATTATTCTTAAAAAGTAG
- a CDS encoding O-antigen ligase family protein, translating into MAFFLPLSLNITTLFLGAGTVLWIAKMVLLKKLFLKRTPFDEMIALLVIVSAASISVAPDKDFSFYNYYHLMGRYILIYYLVINNLNAIEQLKRLVWSVMASAVVVTCYGFYQYVHGVDISAFQWVDGEQFPELKVRIFSTLQNPNLLAGFLVVVMSLAVGIGLHTENIQEKVFLFAFVAVLGTCLVLTYSRGAWLSIVAVTALCGRLYNRKVLWIFLVIPAIALFCHDGVMERLLSIFNPTDTSSTLRLALWESTVAMILDKPFLGIGWGSYWLVYPDYDFFLNNPAATIVHAHNMYLHIAAEIGIPGLIVFLAIIYGHARKAIQVLDQTQNPWVAGVMLGSVAAVLGLVVNGFTDYIMFNVQMSMLFWLLNAVIIAAWDSSRRYR; encoded by the coding sequence GTGGCCTTTTTTTTACCTTTATCATTAAATATTACCACATTATTTTTAGGGGCAGGAACAGTATTATGGATTGCCAAGATGGTGCTGTTAAAAAAACTTTTTTTAAAACGAACGCCATTTGATGAAATGATCGCGTTACTAGTCATCGTGTCGGCAGCGTCAATCAGCGTAGCTCCTGACAAAGATTTCAGCTTCTACAATTACTATCATTTAATGGGGCGCTACATACTTATTTATTATCTTGTTATTAATAACCTGAATGCGATAGAGCAGCTAAAAAGGCTGGTATGGTCAGTTATGGCCTCGGCTGTTGTTGTTACCTGTTACGGTTTTTATCAGTATGTTCATGGTGTCGATATATCAGCTTTTCAGTGGGTTGACGGCGAGCAGTTTCCCGAGCTTAAAGTCCGAATTTTCTCTACGTTGCAAAATCCTAACCTGTTAGCCGGCTTCCTGGTTGTGGTTATGTCGCTGGCTGTTGGCATCGGACTGCACACTGAAAATATACAGGAAAAAGTGTTCCTGTTTGCATTTGTGGCTGTGCTGGGCACCTGCCTGGTACTTACCTATTCACGGGGCGCGTGGCTGAGTATTGTGGCGGTGACTGCGCTATGCGGGCGTTTATATAATCGCAAAGTGTTATGGATATTTTTAGTTATCCCGGCGATTGCCCTCTTTTGCCATGACGGGGTGATGGAACGCCTCCTGTCAATTTTTAATCCGACCGATACTTCGTCAACTCTCAGGCTTGCCCTGTGGGAAAGTACTGTTGCGATGATTTTAGATAAGCCGTTCTTAGGCATTGGCTGGGGATCCTACTGGCTGGTGTATCCTGACTACGATTTTTTTCTGAACAACCCGGCGGCAACTATCGTTCATGCCCATAATATGTATCTACATATTGCGGCTGAAATTGGGATTCCGGGGCTAATTGTATTTTTAGCAATTATTTATGGACATGCCAGGAAAGCAATTCAGGTTTTGGACCAGACGCAAAATCCCTGGGTGGCCGGGGTAATGCTGGGAAGCGTTGCGGCCGTGCTGGGGCTGGTAGTAAACGGGTTTACTGATTATATTATGTTTAACGTCCAAATGTCGATGTTGTTTTGGCTCTTAAATGCTGTCATCATCGCTGCTTGGGATTCGAGCCGCCGTTACCGTTAA